The Rhodothermus marinus DSM 4252 DNA segment GGGGTTACGCGGGGGTGGGCCTCTGGGGCGTCCGACGGGCCTGGCGCTGGCCCTTGGCGCGCTTTACGCGCTGGGTGCTCGGCGGCATGCTGGTGCGGATGATCGGCGCGCTTTTGCTGCTGGCCGTGTGCATCAGGGTGTTCAATCTGCACACGACGGCGCTGCTGGGAGGATTTGGGGGGGTGTTTATCCTGGGATTGATTCTGGAAATCTGGAGCTGGCATCGAACGGCTTTGCAACGAACGCATGGGTGATCGTACGCACATTCAGCAGGGGTGGCGTCGGACCGGTCTGTGGCTTGCCGTCGTCGCGTTGTTCGGATTGATACCGCGTCCGCTGCTGGCCGCCGAAGAGGGCGAAGGGAACGAGAACATCAGCGAGGTGCTTATCCATCATACAGCCGATGGTTACTACGTCGCGCTGGAGCCTTTCGTGACGATTGAGTTGCCCCGGATCTTCCTGGTGCGCACGTCCGAGGGCTCTTGGCGACTGGACGCCTTCGGCAGCACGGCCTCGGCGCTGCACTCCGGTCGCTACGTGGCCGACTACGAGGGACATCGCTACGAGTCGTCCGCCGAACTGGAAGAGCTGATCGCGGCACATCATCACCTCTATGCCGAACTGCATCCGCGCGAGGGCGAGCTGGTGCTGGATCTGTCGATCACCCGCCACTACGTGTTCGGCCTGATCGCCGCCCTGCTGGTGCTGGCGCTGTTCATTCCGGTCGCGCAACGCTATCGCAAAGGGATTGGCCGCACCACGGCACCGCGGGGCGTGCTGCAGAATCTGGCCGAGGTGTTCATCGTTTTTGTCCGCGACGAGATCGCCCGGCCCAACATCGGCGAGAAGGCCGACCGCTTTCTGCCCTACCTGCTGACGGCCTTCTTCTTTATCCTGTTCTGCAATCTGCTCGGCCTGGTGCCCAACCTGGGCGCCGCCACTTCGAACCTGGCCGTCACGGGCGTGCTGGCGCTGTTTACGTTCATCATCGGCACGATCTACGCCTCGAAGGATCACTGGAAGCACATTTTCTGGCCGCCCGGCGTGCCTGTTTTCGTCAAGCCGATTCTGATTCCCGTGGAAATCATGGGGCTGTTCACCCGGCACGCGGCGTTGGCCATCCGTCTGTTTGCCAACATGACGGCCGGCACGCTGGTGATCCTGAGCCTGATCGGCCTGATCTTCATGATCAACGCGCTGTTCGGGGCACTGGTGGCCTGGATGAGCACGCTGCCGAGTGTGCTGCTGACGCTGTTTATCTCGGCCATCAAGCTGCTGGTGGCCTTCATTCAGGCGTACGTCTTTACGCTGCTTTCGGCGCTCTTCATCGGCATGTCGGTGGCCGAGCACGATCATGAACATCACGAGCATGAAGAGGAAGCGGGCAACGAGCCGGTCGTGCATGCGGTGCCGACCTCCGATGGGGCGCGTGTGGTCGTCCATGGATAACGACAACCAACTTCTTTTACAACCAGCAACCCTGTAAAACCAACCATACGTAAGGAGCTATGGAACCAACTGCTCTGGCATTCCTTGCCGCCGGTATCGGTGCGGGCATTGTGGCCATCGGTGCAAGCGTGGGTATTGGCCGCCTGGCCGCTTCGGCCATGGAGGGTTCGGCCCGCCAGCCCGAGGCTGCCGGCGACATCCGGACGTCGATGATCATTGCCGCCGCTCTGATCGAAGGTGTGGCGCTGTTCGGTCTGGTGATCTGCTTCCTGCTGGCGATCAAGTAAGACGCGCTCAGGGGGTGCCTGAAGCAGGCTGCCCCCGGAGAGGTAGGCCGAGGCTGCCTCTCCGGGGGTACAAGCGTGTGTGATACAGATCCAAGACTACAGGGCAACAATGAACCTGATACTGGCAGCCAACCTGGTCTCGGTCGAACCGGGACTGATCTTCTGGAAGAGCCTGACCTTCCTGCTGCTGCTCTTCCTGCTCTACAAGTTTGCCTGGAAGCCGATTCTTCAGGCGCTCAAAGAGCGGGAGGAGAGCATCGACACCTCGCTGCGCCGTGCGGAGCGGGCGCTGGCCGAGGCGCGCCAGATCCAGGCCGAAAACGAGCGGATCCGCCGCGAAGCCGAGCAGGAAGCGCAGCGCATCCTGCGCGAGGCCCGTGAAGAAGCTGAGCGCCTGCGCCAGGAGGAACTGCAGAAAACGCGCGTGCAGATCCAGCAGATGCAGGCGCAGGCCCGGGCCGAGATCGAGCGCGAAAAGCAGGGGGCGCTCGACGAACTGCGGGCCGTGGTGGCCGATCTGGCCATCCAGGCCGCCGAGAAGATCCTTCGGGAAAGCCTGGACGCCGACCGGCAGCGGCGGCTGGTGGAGCGGTTCCTGGAGTCGCTTCCGGCAAGCAAAAACTGAAGCGTGATGCAGGAAATCAGCCATCCGGTAGCCCGACGCTACGCCCGGGCGCTGTTCGAGGAAGCGCGGGCGCGGGGTCAGGCCGAAGCCATTGACGCCGACGTGGCCGCGCTGCACGAAGCCTTCGCGGCCTCGCGGGAACTGGCCCGCGTATTCGAAAGCCCCGTGATCCCGCGGGAAAAGAAGAAAAAAATCATCGAGACGCTTTTTGCCGGGCGACTGCAGCCGCTGACCATCCGCTTTCTGGAGTTGCTGGTAGAAAAGGAACGGGAGAACCTGCTGCCGGCCATCGTGGCGGCCTACCGTGCGCTCCAGGACGAAGCGCAGGGGATCGTCGAGGCGCACGTCCGGACGGCGTTCCCGCTGGATGAGGCGGGCGCCCGGCCGCTCGTGGAAAAACTGGAGCGGCTGACGGGGAAAAAGATCCGCCTGCAACTCAAGCAGGATCCTTCGCTCATCGGGGGCGTGGTGGTTCGGGTGGGCGATACGGTCTACGACGGCAGCGTACGCCAGCAGCTGACGGCGTTGCGCGAGCGCCTGCGGCGCAGGGCAACCTTTGTAAACGGCAGCAACGAATCGAGATAGAACCATGGCAACGATTCGACCGGACGAAATTACCGAGGTGCTCCGACGGGAGCTGGGCGGCTTCGAGGCTGAAGCCGACGTGTACGAGGTGGGCACCGTTCTGCAGGTGGGCGACGGGATCGCCCGCATCTACGGGCTGCGCGGCGTGGGAGCCGGCGAGCTGATCGAGTTTCCGCGCAGCGGCGTGACGGGCATGGCGCTCAACCTCGAAGAGGACAACGTGGGCGTCGTGCTCTTCGGCGAAGTCGATAAGGTCAAAGAAGGCGACGAAGCACGCCGGACGCGCCGCGTGGCTTCGATCCTGGTTTCCGAAGAGATGCTGGGCCGCGTGATCGACCCGCTGGGCAATCCGCTCGACGGCAAAGGTCCCATCGGCGGCGAAAAGTACGAAATGCCGCTCGAACGCAAGGCCCCGGGCGTAATCTACCGCGAGCCGGTGCGCGAGCCGCTGCAGACGGGCATCAAGGCCATCGACTCGATGATCCCGATCGGCCGCGGCCAGCGTGAGCTGATCATCGGCGACCGGCAGACCGGTAAGACGGCCATTCTCGTCGATACGATCATCAACCAGAAGTACACGCACCAGACCGACAAGCCGGTCTACTGCATCTACGTGGCCGTCGGGCAGAAGGCCTCGACGGTGGCCCAGGTGGTGCGGGCGCTCGAAGAGCACGGCGCCATGGAGTACACGGTGGTGGTGAACGCTCCGGCTTCGGCGCCGGCCCCGATGCAGTTCATCGCGCCGTTCGCGGGTGCCTGCATCGGCGAGTTCTTCCGCGACACGGGCCGCCACGCGCTCGTCGTTTACGACGACCTGTCGAAGCAGGCCGTGGCCTACCGCGAAGTGTCGCTGCTGCTGCGTCGTCCGCCGGGCCGCGAGGCCTATCCGGGCGACATCTTCTACCTGCACAGCCGCCTGCTGGAGCGCGCGGCCAAGATCATCAGCGACGACGCGGTGGCCCGCCAGATGAACAACCTGCCGCCCTCGATCAAGCACCTGGTCAAGGGGGGCGGCTCGCTGACGGCGCTGCCCGTCATCGAAACGCAGGCGGGCGACGTGTCGGCCTACATCCCGACGAACGTGATCTCGATCACGGACGGTCAGATTTACCTGGAGTCCAACCTGTTCAACGCGGGCATCCGGCCGGCCATCAACGTGGGTATCTCGGTGAGCCGTGTGGGTGGGAGCGCCCAGATCAAGGCCATGAAGAAGGTGGCCGGTACGCTCCGCATCGAACTGGCCCAGTACCGCGAGCTGGAGGCCTTCGCGAAGTTCGGGTCGGACCTGGACCCGGCCACGCAGCGGCAGCTCCGGCGCGGCGAGCGGCTCGTCGAGGTGCTCAAGCAGGGCCAGTACCAGCCGATGCCGGTCGAGGAGCAGATCGCGATCATCTACGTGGCCACGCAGGGCCTGCTCGACCGGCTGCCCGTCGAAAAGGTGCGGCCCTTCGAGCGGGAATTCCTGGAACGGCTGCGTCTGCGCCATGCCGACAAGCTGAAAGCGCTGGCCGAGACGGGCGACCTGACCGACGAGCTGACCGAAATCTTTCGCAAAGAGGCCGAAGCGCTCATCGAAGTCTACCTGAGCGGCGAAACCCAACCGGCCTGAGCTGAGCGCACGCCATGGCAAGCCTTCGGGACATTCGCAACCGGATCAACTCGGTCAAGAGCACGCAGCAGGTCACCCGTGCCATGAAAATGGTGGCGGCGGCCAAGCTGCGCCGGGCGCAGGAGCGCATCTTCCAGACGCGTCCCTACGCCTTCCAGCTGGCCGAGGTGATCAGCCACCTGCAGGGGCACGTTGATCCCGGCACGCACCCGCTCTTTCAGCCCCGCGCCGAACGACAGGCGGCACTGCTCGTGGTGGTCACGGCCGACCGCGGGCTGGCGGGTGCCTTCAACGCGAACATCATCAAGCTGACCGAACAGACGATCGCCCGCGACTACGCCGAACTGGAGCAGGCCGGCCGCCTGTATCTCTACTGCGTGGGGCGGAAAGGCTACGACTACTTCCGCCGGCGAAACTACCAGATCGTGGCGAATCGGCAGGGCTTCTTCGACCGGCTCACCTTCGACATCGCCCGCGAGATTTCTGAAGACATCGTCAACGGCTATCTGGAAGGGCGGTGGGACGAAGTGCGCATCGTGTACAACGAGTTTCGCAACACGATCGCACAGAACCGGATCGTGGAGCCGTTCCTGCCGATTCCGCCGGAGCGTTTCCTGACGCCCATCATGGAGCGTGAGCTGGGGCGGCGGCCGCAGCTCCGGCCCGGCTACCGGGTGGATTACATCTTCGAGCCGAGTCCGCAGGCCATCCTGGAGGCGCTCGTGCCCCGCTACCTGAACTATCAGATCTGGCGCATTCTGCTGGAGTCGTACGCCTCCGAGCAGGGCGCGCGCATGGTGGCCATGGACAACGCCACCACGAACGCCGAGGAGCTGCTCCATCAGCTCCGGCTCAAGTACAACCGGGCGCGCCAGGACGCCATCACCAAGGAGATTCTGGAGATCACCAGCGGCGCTGAAGCTTTGGCGAAAGGTGGGGGCTGACATTGCACAACGTGGCCGGGAACGTTATTTTTCAAACATCGTACAGCACGCGGCTCCAATACGGAGAGGTGGGTGAGCGGTCGAAACCAGCGGTTTGCTAAACCGCCGTACCGCCAAAAGCGGTACCGAGGGTTCGAATCCCTCCCTCTCCGCAACCCGCTGAAAATGCAGGCCCTGTCGGAAAAGCGGCAGGGCCTGTTTGTTTTCGGACTGGCATCGGGCGGGCGCTTCGCTTAACTTTGGGCCAGACGCAAACCGGTGCCGCCGCCATGGCTTTTCTGGCCGATCTGCACGTACACTCAAAGTACTCCCGCGCCACCAGCCGCGATCTGGATCTGGAGCATCTGGCGCTCTGGGCCTACCGCAAGGGCATCGCCGTCGTGGCCACGGGCGACTTCACACACCCGGCCTGGATGGCCGAAATCCGCGAAAAGCTCGTGCCCGCCGAGCCGGGCCTGTTCCGGCTGCGCGATGACCTGGACCGCGAGGCGCGCCGCCTGGCCGGAGTGCCCGTCATGACGCCCGTGCGCTTCCTGCTGGAGGTGGAAATCTCCACGATCTACAAGAAGGGCGACCGTGTCCGGAAAGTCCACCATCTCATCTACGCGCCGGATCTGGAAAAGGCCGAACGGATTCGCGAGGCACTCGGGCGCATCGGCAACCTGAACGCCGACGGCCGTCCGATTCTCGGACTGGACTCCCGCGATCTGCTCGAAATCACGCTCGAAGCGGGCGACGGATGCTACCTGGTGCCCGCGCATATCTGGACGCCCTGGTTTTCGGTGCTGGGCTCGAAGTCAGGTTTCGATTCCATCGAGGAGTGCTACGGCGATCTGGCCGGGCACATCTTCGCCGTGGAGACCGGCCTGTCGTCCGATCCGCCCATGAACTGGCGGCTTTCGGCGCTGGATCGCTACACGCTGGTGTCGAACTCCGACGCCCACTCGCCGGCCAGACTGGGTCGCGAGGCCTGCCTGTTCGACACCGAGCTGGACTATTTCGCCATCAAGCGGGCGCTGGAAACAGGGCAGGGCTACGGCGGCACCGTCGAGTTCTTTCCGGAAGAAGGGAAATACCACCTGGACGGCCACCGCGCCTGTGGCGTGCGGCTGGAGCCGTCCGAAACGCGGGCGCTGGGCGGCCGCTGTCCGGTCTGTGGCCGCCCGCTCACCGTGGGCGTACTGCACCGCGTCGAGGAACTGGCCGACCGCCCCGAGGGGACGCCGCCGGCGCGTCCCATGTCCTTCGAGAGCCTGATCCCCCTCGAAGAGGTGCTGGCCGAAATCGAAAACAAGGGCGCCCGAACGAAGGCCGTGCAGCAGCGCTACGAGCGGTTGCTCCGGACGTTCGGTCCGGAGTTGACGATCCTCCGGGAGGTGCCGCTGGAAGAGCTGCAACAGCGGGCGGGCTCGCTGCTGGCCGAAGCGATCCGGCGCATGCGGACCGGCGAGGTGATTCGCGAGGCGGGCTACGACGGGACCTACGGCGTCATCCGACTGTTCACCGACGCCGAGCGCAAGCAGGGCAACGCCGTGGGGCTGCTGTTCGACCTGCCGGAGCCGACACCTGCCCGAAAGAAACGCCCGGCCGCTTCCGAGCCGTCGCTGCCGCGTCCTTCCCGAATGGCCGAGCCGACCCCGCCGCCGCTCCACACACCGCCGCGCAACGGAAGCGGTGGGCTGCTTGTCGGACTCGACCCGGAGCAGCAGGCGGCCGCCACGTACACCGACGGGCCGGTGCTCGTGGTGGCGGGGCCGGGTACCGGCAAGACGCGCACGCTCACCTACCGACTGGCCTATCTGATCAAAGAGCGCGGCGTCGATCCGGCGCAGTGCCTGGCCGTTACGTTCACGCGCCGGGCTGCCGACGAAATGCGCACGCGCCTGCAGGCGCTGCTGGGCGAAGCGGCCGCCGACGTTACGGTGACCACCTTCCACGGCCTCGGTCTTGAATTGCTGCAGACCTACGGCGACCGGCTGGGGCTGCCGCAGCCGCTCCGGGTGGCGACCGAAGCCGAGCAGCGGGCCGTGCTCGAAGCGCAGGGCCTTTCGCCCACGCAGGCGCAGCGCCTGCTGCCCCGCATTTCCTACCGAAAACGAACGGGCCAGCCGGGCGACGAACGTCTGGAAACCACCTTGCAGGCCTACGACCGCGCCCTTCGCGAAAGCGGCCGCGTGGACTACGACGACCTGATCCGGCTATCCGTCCAGCTTCTGGAAGATCATCCGGACGTGGCGGACGCCTGTCGCGAACGCTTCCGCTGGATCGCCGTCGATGAGTTTCAGGATGTGGACGCCAACCAGTACCGGTTGCTCCGGTTGCTGGCGCCGGAAGCCGATGCCCGGCTGTTCGTCATCGGCGACCCGGACCAGGCGATCTACGGCTTCCGCGGCGGCGACGTGCGCTGCTTTCTCCAGTTTACCAGCGACTATCCGAAGACCCGTCAGGTGCTGCTCCGCCAGAACTATCGCTCGACGCAGGCCATTCTGGAAGCGGCCGCTCGGATGATGGCGCGTGCTTCGCTGGTGCCCGATCGGGAGCTGGTGGCCGTGCGTTCGGGGGGCGTGCCCGTCGAGGTCGTGGCCTGTCCGAGCGAGCGGTCCGAGGCCATTTTTGTGGCGGAAACAATCGAAAAGCTCATCGGCGGCACGTCGTATTATGCGCTCGACAGCGGCCGGGCCGACGGGGAGGAGCGCAGCTACACGTTCGGCGACGTGGCCGTGCTCTACCGTACCGAGGCGCAGGCGGCCGAGCTTCAGGAAGTGCTCGCGCAGGCCGGCATCCCCTACCAGAAGCGCAGTCACCGACTGCTGGCCGAGCTGCCGGAGGTCGAAGCGCTGCTGGCTTATCTGCAGGAAAATCCCAAAGGCCCGTTGGCCGAGCGCCTGGAGCGCTGGGCGGCAACAACTTCGGAGCGTGAGGCGCTACTCGGTGTGCTCCGTGCGCTGGCCGCGCAGTGCGGCGATGATCTCGAAGCCTTCCGAAACGAGCTGGCGCTTCGCAGCGAGGCGGACCTGTGGGATGCGCGGGCCGAAGGGGTATCGCTGCTGACGCTGCACGCGGCCAAAGGGCTGGAATTCCGCGTCGTGTTTATCGTGGGATGCGAGGAAGGACTGTTGCCGCTGACCTACGACGGCCGCGTCGATCCGGAGCAGGAGGCCGAGGAGCGCCGGCTGCTGTTCGTGGGCATGACGCGGGCGCAGGAGCGGCTTTTCCTGACGCATGCGCAGCGGCGACGCTGGATGGGCCGCGTACGCACGCCCGAGCCGTCGCGTTTTCTGGCCGATCTGCCCGCACGGTTCGTCCGCCGCAGGACCCACACCGTGCGTCGAAGCCCCACCGGCGGCCGCCAGCTGGAGCTGTTCTGAAAAGATCAGGGCACGCCGAGGATTTTGTGGGTCTGGACGGAGACGCGCCAGTCGGGATGGGCCAGCGCCAGCTCGACGGCGCAGCGCTGTGCTTCCGCCAGACGGGGACCGTCCTCGGGCTGCAGCCACAGCAGCGGAATGCGGCGGCCGCCCACCCGGTGCGGCCGCGCCCGCCGCGCAAAACGCGCGTACTGCTCGGGCCGGTAGTCGGGCACCACCAGCTTCAGCTCGTCGAAGTACTCCAGCGCCAGCCGATCTTCGGGCAGCTTCGGACTGCACACGATCCAGTCGGGTGCCACGACCTGGCCGGTCTCGGGATCGGTGCAGGCCTCGCGCAGGCTGATCGTGCCGTTCGTCTCGATGGCCACGAAGTATCCGGCCGCCTTCAGCGCGCGCATCAGCGCCGCGTCGAGTTGCAGCAGCGGCTCCCCGCCCGTGAGTACGCAGAACTGAATCGGTCCGCCCACCTCCTGCATGGCCGCCACCAGTTCGTCGGCCGTGTAGGCGCGGCTGCCCTCCTTCCGAAAGTCCGTGTCGCACCAGCGCGGACAG contains these protein-coding regions:
- a CDS encoding UvrD-helicase domain-containing protein, encoding MAFLADLHVHSKYSRATSRDLDLEHLALWAYRKGIAVVATGDFTHPAWMAEIREKLVPAEPGLFRLRDDLDREARRLAGVPVMTPVRFLLEVEISTIYKKGDRVRKVHHLIYAPDLEKAERIREALGRIGNLNADGRPILGLDSRDLLEITLEAGDGCYLVPAHIWTPWFSVLGSKSGFDSIEECYGDLAGHIFAVETGLSSDPPMNWRLSALDRYTLVSNSDAHSPARLGREACLFDTELDYFAIKRALETGQGYGGTVEFFPEEGKYHLDGHRACGVRLEPSETRALGGRCPVCGRPLTVGVLHRVEELADRPEGTPPARPMSFESLIPLEEVLAEIENKGARTKAVQQRYERLLRTFGPELTILREVPLEELQQRAGSLLAEAIRRMRTGEVIREAGYDGTYGVIRLFTDAERKQGNAVGLLFDLPEPTPARKKRPAASEPSLPRPSRMAEPTPPPLHTPPRNGSGGLLVGLDPEQQAAATYTDGPVLVVAGPGTGKTRTLTYRLAYLIKERGVDPAQCLAVTFTRRAADEMRTRLQALLGEAAADVTVTTFHGLGLELLQTYGDRLGLPQPLRVATEAEQRAVLEAQGLSPTQAQRLLPRISYRKRTGQPGDERLETTLQAYDRALRESGRVDYDDLIRLSVQLLEDHPDVADACRERFRWIAVDEFQDVDANQYRLLRLLAPEADARLFVIGDPDQAIYGFRGGDVRCFLQFTSDYPKTRQVLLRQNYRSTQAILEAAARMMARASLVPDRELVAVRSGGVPVEVVACPSERSEAIFVAETIEKLIGGTSYYALDSGRADGEERSYTFGDVAVLYRTEAQAAELQEVLAQAGIPYQKRSHRLLAELPEVEALLAYLQENPKGPLAERLERWAATTSEREALLGVLRALAAQCGDDLEAFRNELALRSEADLWDARAEGVSLLTLHAAKGLEFRVVFIVGCEEGLLPLTYDGRVDPEQEAEERRLLFVGMTRAQERLFLTHAQRRRWMGRVRTPEPSRFLADLPARFVRRRTHTVRRSPTGGRQLELF
- the atpH gene encoding ATP synthase F1 subunit delta, encoding MQEISHPVARRYARALFEEARARGQAEAIDADVAALHEAFAASRELARVFESPVIPREKKKKIIETLFAGRLQPLTIRFLELLVEKERENLLPAIVAAYRALQDEAQGIVEAHVRTAFPLDEAGARPLVEKLERLTGKKIRLQLKQDPSLIGGVVVRVGDTVYDGSVRQQLTALRERLRRRATFVNGSNESR
- the atpG gene encoding ATP synthase F1 subunit gamma, whose product is MASLRDIRNRINSVKSTQQVTRAMKMVAAAKLRRAQERIFQTRPYAFQLAEVISHLQGHVDPGTHPLFQPRAERQAALLVVVTADRGLAGAFNANIIKLTEQTIARDYAELEQAGRLYLYCVGRKGYDYFRRRNYQIVANRQGFFDRLTFDIAREISEDIVNGYLEGRWDEVRIVYNEFRNTIAQNRIVEPFLPIPPERFLTPIMERELGRRPQLRPGYRVDYIFEPSPQAILEALVPRYLNYQIWRILLESYASEQGARMVAMDNATTNAEELLHQLRLKYNRARQDAITKEILEITSGAEALAKGGG
- a CDS encoding 7-carboxy-7-deazaguanine synthase QueE, with amino-acid sequence MRSYRVKEIWKTLQGEGFFAGRPAVFVRFVGCNLWSGRDEDRARDARRTGADCPRWCDTDFRKEGSRAYTADELVAAMQEVGGPIQFCVLTGGEPLLQLDAALMRALKAAGYFVAIETNGTISLREACTDPETGQVVAPDWIVCSPKLPEDRLALEYFDELKLVVPDYRPEQYARFARRARPHRVGGRRIPLLWLQPEDGPRLAEAQRCAVELALAHPDWRVSVQTHKILGVP
- the atpF gene encoding F0F1 ATP synthase subunit B, with the translated sequence MNLILAANLVSVEPGLIFWKSLTFLLLLFLLYKFAWKPILQALKEREESIDTSLRRAERALAEARQIQAENERIRREAEQEAQRILREAREEAERLRQEELQKTRVQIQQMQAQARAEIEREKQGALDELRAVVADLAIQAAEKILRESLDADRQRRLVERFLESLPASKN
- the atpE gene encoding ATP synthase F0 subunit C — translated: MEPTALAFLAAGIGAGIVAIGASVGIGRLAASAMEGSARQPEAAGDIRTSMIIAAALIEGVALFGLVICFLLAIK
- the atpA gene encoding F0F1 ATP synthase subunit alpha; the protein is MATIRPDEITEVLRRELGGFEAEADVYEVGTVLQVGDGIARIYGLRGVGAGELIEFPRSGVTGMALNLEEDNVGVVLFGEVDKVKEGDEARRTRRVASILVSEEMLGRVIDPLGNPLDGKGPIGGEKYEMPLERKAPGVIYREPVREPLQTGIKAIDSMIPIGRGQRELIIGDRQTGKTAILVDTIINQKYTHQTDKPVYCIYVAVGQKASTVAQVVRALEEHGAMEYTVVVNAPASAPAPMQFIAPFAGACIGEFFRDTGRHALVVYDDLSKQAVAYREVSLLLRRPPGREAYPGDIFYLHSRLLERAAKIISDDAVARQMNNLPPSIKHLVKGGGSLTALPVIETQAGDVSAYIPTNVISITDGQIYLESNLFNAGIRPAINVGISVSRVGGSAQIKAMKKVAGTLRIELAQYRELEAFAKFGSDLDPATQRQLRRGERLVEVLKQGQYQPMPVEEQIAIIYVATQGLLDRLPVEKVRPFEREFLERLRLRHADKLKALAETGDLTDELTEIFRKEAEALIEVYLSGETQPA
- the atpB gene encoding F0F1 ATP synthase subunit A, which translates into the protein MGDRTHIQQGWRRTGLWLAVVALFGLIPRPLLAAEEGEGNENISEVLIHHTADGYYVALEPFVTIELPRIFLVRTSEGSWRLDAFGSTASALHSGRYVADYEGHRYESSAELEELIAAHHHLYAELHPREGELVLDLSITRHYVFGLIAALLVLALFIPVAQRYRKGIGRTTAPRGVLQNLAEVFIVFVRDEIARPNIGEKADRFLPYLLTAFFFILFCNLLGLVPNLGAATSNLAVTGVLALFTFIIGTIYASKDHWKHIFWPPGVPVFVKPILIPVEIMGLFTRHAALAIRLFANMTAGTLVILSLIGLIFMINALFGALVAWMSTLPSVLLTLFISAIKLLVAFIQAYVFTLLSALFIGMSVAEHDHEHHEHEEEAGNEPVVHAVPTSDGARVVVHG